One genomic segment of Longimicrobium sp. includes these proteins:
- a CDS encoding GNAT family N-acetyltransferase — translation MSALTLTIENDAREEDVRFVYDQLVAFNRAHAPDPGWDHLRLFVRDEAGRIQGGLLGEIYFGWLYVSILWIAEAHRGAGWGRRLLARAEAEAAARGCRHVWLDTFSFQAPDYYPRLGYEVFGALEDYPPGQTRYFLRKRLRSDNILTRPSAPDGGGG, via the coding sequence ATGTCCGCCCTGACGCTCACGATCGAGAACGACGCCCGGGAAGAAGACGTCCGCTTCGTCTACGACCAGCTGGTCGCCTTCAACCGCGCCCACGCGCCGGACCCCGGGTGGGACCACCTGCGCCTCTTCGTGCGCGACGAGGCGGGGCGGATCCAGGGCGGGCTGCTCGGCGAGATCTACTTCGGCTGGCTGTACGTCTCCATCCTCTGGATCGCCGAGGCGCACCGCGGCGCCGGCTGGGGGAGGCGGCTGCTGGCGCGGGCCGAGGCAGAGGCGGCGGCGCGCGGCTGCCGGCACGTCTGGCTCGACACCTTCAGCTTCCAGGCGCCGGACTACTATCCCCGGCTCGGCTACGAGGTCTTCGGGGCGCTGGAGGACTACCCGCCGGGCCAGACGCGCTACTTCTTGCGGAAGCGACTCCGAAGCGACAATATTCTCACCAGGCCATCCGCTCCGGACGGCGGCGGAGGCTGA